The Prevotella sp. E9-3 genome has a window encoding:
- a CDS encoding LacI family DNA-binding transcriptional regulator: protein MKESAPLTMKDIAQALGISVATVSRALQDNPRISKERRQVVQQYAREHNFTPNMLAESLRHSRVQPVKTIGVIIPELVHYFFSTILAGIEEEASARGYRIMVAQSMEHYEREVQLCQSFFENKVCGIIVSQAKNTQDYSHFRRLIDAGVPLVFYDRICTGVDASRVVVDDYMAAYNAVSYLIQTGCRRIAYYGSQMNLEIAKNRFNGYKDALLKHGLPFDEHLTRICDNRHDAEMITPDMFNDTPYPDAFFAVNDDTALGILYTVKRMGLRVPEDVSICGFSNGIRAVSCEPMLTTIEQHGRKVGEEAVDILLGHVEGRIPKEKVEKRVVRTRLIIRGTTR from the coding sequence ATGAAAGAATCTGCTCCACTGACAATGAAAGACATAGCCCAAGCATTGGGCATTAGTGTGGCTACTGTATCACGAGCTTTGCAAGATAATCCTCGTATTTCAAAGGAACGTCGGCAAGTGGTGCAGCAATATGCGCGTGAGCATAATTTTACGCCGAATATGTTGGCTGAATCGCTGAGGCATAGTCGTGTGCAGCCTGTGAAAACCATTGGGGTGATTATTCCTGAACTTGTTCATTACTTTTTCTCTACGATTCTCGCTGGAATAGAGGAGGAAGCATCGGCCAGAGGCTATCGTATAATGGTTGCACAGAGTATGGAACATTATGAGCGTGAAGTGCAATTATGCCAGTCGTTTTTTGAAAACAAGGTGTGTGGCATTATTGTTTCTCAGGCTAAAAATACTCAGGATTATAGTCATTTCCGGCGTTTGATTGATGCGGGTGTTCCTTTGGTGTTCTACGATCGCATCTGTACAGGCGTAGATGCCAGTAGGGTGGTGGTCGATGACTATATGGCTGCCTATAATGCTGTGAGCTATCTTATTCAGACTGGTTGCAGGCGTATCGCTTATTATGGCTCGCAGATGAATCTTGAAATTGCCAAGAATCGTTTCAATGGTTATAAAGATGCCTTGCTGAAACATGGTCTGCCTTTTGATGAGCATCTTACTCGTATTTGTGACAATCGTCATGATGCAGAGATGATTACCCCCGACATGTTTAACGATACTCCTTATCCCGATGCTTTCTTTGCTGTGAACGATGATACAGCTCTCGGCATTCTCTATACGGTGAAGCGAATGGGACTGCGTGTGCCGGAGGATGTCTCTATATGCGGTTTCTCTAATGGAATACGAGCTGTGTCCTGTGAACCGATGCTTACCACTATTGAACAGCATGGTAGAAAAGTGGGTGAAGAGGCTGTCGATATATTGTTGGGCCATGTTGAAGGACGAATTCCTAAGGAAAAAGTTGAAAAGCGTGTCGTTCGCACGCGCCTTATAATAAGAGGTACTACTCGATAA
- a CDS encoding MFS transporter: protein MKQKPDLSFWKLWNLSFGFFGVQIAYSLQNANISRIFATLGADPHTLSFFWVLPPLMGMLVQPIVGTMSDKTWTRFGRRIPYLFVGAAAAVLVMFLLPNAGSLGLTVGAALWFGACALMLLDTSINMAMQPFKMLVGDMVNEQQKAKAYSIQSFLCNAGGLVGFVFPFLFTAVGIANTAEAGVVPDSVIYSFYIGAIILILCVLYTTAKVKEWNPKEYAEYNESFTLDSENEERKEDSAGWLSLLKKAPVAFWQVGLVQFFCWAAFLYMWNYTTGTIGDTVWGTTDVTSEGYQAAGNWTGIVFGVQTLGAVLWAMVLPQFRNMKIAYAFSLLLGAVGFILVPFVTDQYLLFVPFLLIGCAWAAMLAMPFALVTNALQGYGHMGAYLGLFNCTICIPQIIAALLGGTILSLVGSHQYNMMFVAGVSLFIGTLCVFAIKAKK, encoded by the coding sequence ATGAAACAAAAACCGGATTTAAGTTTTTGGAAGCTCTGGAATTTGAGCTTCGGTTTTTTTGGCGTTCAGATTGCTTATTCGCTTCAGAATGCCAATATTTCCAGAATCTTTGCCACTCTTGGGGCCGATCCGCATACTTTAAGTTTCTTTTGGGTTCTGCCGCCGCTGATGGGTATGCTTGTACAACCGATTGTGGGTACGATGAGCGATAAGACATGGACTCGCTTCGGTCGTCGTATTCCTTATCTTTTTGTAGGCGCTGCTGCCGCTGTCTTGGTGATGTTCCTTCTGCCCAATGCTGGTTCGTTGGGCCTTACCGTCGGTGCAGCTCTTTGGTTTGGCGCCTGTGCCTTGATGCTTCTTGACACCAGTATCAACATGGCTATGCAACCGTTTAAAATGCTTGTAGGCGATATGGTGAACGAGCAGCAGAAAGCCAAGGCTTATTCCATCCAGTCGTTTCTTTGCAATGCCGGCGGACTGGTAGGTTTTGTTTTTCCTTTCCTGTTTACTGCAGTAGGCATCGCCAATACTGCTGAGGCTGGTGTTGTTCCCGATTCGGTTATCTATTCTTTCTATATCGGAGCAATTATCCTTATTCTTTGTGTTCTTTATACCACAGCAAAAGTGAAGGAGTGGAATCCGAAAGAATATGCTGAGTATAACGAAAGCTTTACTCTCGATTCTGAAAATGAAGAGCGAAAAGAAGATAGTGCCGGATGGCTTTCATTGTTGAAGAAAGCGCCTGTTGCCTTTTGGCAGGTCGGCTTGGTGCAGTTCTTCTGCTGGGCTGCCTTCCTGTATATGTGGAACTATACCACAGGAACCATTGGTGATACTGTATGGGGAACTACCGATGTTACTTCCGAAGGATATCAGGCTGCAGGCAACTGGACCGGAATTGTGTTTGGCGTTCAAACGCTGGGTGCTGTACTATGGGCAATGGTACTGCCACAGTTCCGCAATATGAAGATAGCCTATGCTTTCAGCCTCTTGTTGGGCGCCGTAGGCTTTATCCTTGTACCCTTCGTTACCGACCAATACCTATTGTTCGTCCCGTTCCTGCTCATTGGATGCGCATGGGCTGCTATGTTGGCTATGCCTTTTGCATTGGTCACCAATGCCTTGCAGGGCTATGGACACATGGGCGCTTATCTGGGCCTGTTCAACTGTACCATCTGTATTCCTCAGATTATTGCCGCTCTTTTAGGTGGTACCATACTCTCACTGGTTGGCAGTCATCAGTACAACATGATGTTCGTAGCTGGTGTCAGCTTGTTTATCGGCACCCTGTGTGTGTTTGCAATCAAAGCTAAGAAATAA
- a CDS encoding SusC/RagA family TonB-linked outer membrane protein, which produces MMKQVNITNRRLSLRLRRIPVRTLALLMGLFMTVCAYAQINVKGNVKDSTGEPIIGATVRIVGQQGGTLSDFDGNFTIQAAQGATLEVSYVGYQVARVAAAPSVEIILKDDAQVLENVVVIGYGRAKKSDLTGSVTAIKPDDKNHGLNVNAQDMISGKIAGVNVTPGDGTPGGGAQIRIRGGSSLNASNDPLIVIDGLAMDNYGVQGLANPLSMVNPNDIESFTVLKDASATAIYGSRASNGVIIITTKKGRANQKPTFTYTGNVSIATKKKTVDVLNGPDYVNFIHNLYTEDSDAFKALGYIDADGNKRYADTDWQNEIFRTAVSSEHNLTMAGGLKNMPYRVSVGATTQNGILKTSNFTRFTGSFNLSPSLLKDHLKLNINGKGMLAQNRYADGGAVGSAVWMDPTKPITGDDPVYQDYFDGYAQWYTSAAYDGAANWKYTKNSNATANPVALLKQKHDRATSKSLLGNFEADYSIHGFEDLHLHMNAAMDLSTGKQNNDVSRYSATNNYYGYTGWNTMDTYNLQLSLYAQYMKDFAKVHHFDIMGGYEWQHFHKKTDWYGYGMVPFDNTVNPGSKYDAPAEDQTTQYETENYLVSFFGRMNYSLMDRYMLTFTLRADGSSRFNWMGDNKNQQWGYFPSVALAWRMKEEPFLRNLNALSDAKLRLGWGLTGQQEGIGDYTYIPVFKPNTNTHALYPVLGDGTTYRPEAYNASLTWEKTTTWNAGLDFAFLNNRIEFNLDWYYRKTTDLINTVFVASGSNFRNKVTSNIGSLHNTGFEFATTVRPIQSKNWQWEVSYNFTYNKNEIDELISGEGDDYYVETGGGGTGTGGTVQAHTVGQAASAFHVYQQVYDQNGDPIPNTFVDRNGNGFLDSGDKYYYYKPAPDVTMGLSSKLQYKSWDLGFSMRASLGNYVYNNVAAGGMNVGAGSVYTLGFLGNRQYDAVNRGFTNPAEQQYYSDYFVENASFLKLDNVTLGYSFDKLWDASISGRIYATVQNVMTITNYTGIDPEVAGGIGGDMYPRPITTIVGLTLNF; this is translated from the coding sequence ATGATGAAGCAGGTAAACATTACCAACCGACGTTTGTCGCTTCGCTTGCGAAGAATTCCTGTCAGGACCCTAGCCCTTCTCATGGGGTTATTCATGACTGTGTGTGCCTATGCACAAATCAATGTGAAAGGCAATGTGAAGGATTCTACAGGAGAGCCCATCATCGGTGCAACGGTTCGCATTGTTGGTCAGCAAGGCGGAACATTAAGTGATTTCGATGGAAACTTCACAATTCAGGCAGCACAAGGAGCCACCCTTGAAGTGAGCTATGTAGGCTATCAGGTGGCTCGCGTAGCAGCAGCCCCCAGTGTTGAGATTATCCTGAAGGATGATGCTCAAGTATTGGAGAACGTTGTCGTGATTGGTTATGGTCGAGCTAAGAAGAGCGACTTAACCGGTTCTGTAACAGCTATCAAGCCAGACGACAAGAACCATGGTCTGAATGTGAATGCGCAAGACATGATCAGCGGTAAGATTGCCGGTGTAAACGTAACCCCGGGCGATGGTACCCCAGGTGGTGGCGCACAGATTCGTATCCGTGGCGGTTCTTCACTGAATGCCAGCAACGACCCTCTGATTGTGATCGATGGTCTGGCAATGGACAACTATGGTGTGCAAGGCTTGGCTAACCCTCTATCAATGGTAAACCCGAACGATATCGAGTCGTTCACTGTACTGAAGGATGCTTCAGCTACAGCTATTTATGGTAGCCGCGCTTCTAACGGCGTCATTATCATTACCACGAAGAAGGGACGTGCCAACCAGAAGCCAACCTTCACCTACACTGGCAACGTATCTATTGCTACTAAGAAAAAGACCGTTGATGTTTTGAATGGTCCAGACTACGTTAATTTTATTCACAATCTCTACACTGAAGATAGCGATGCTTTCAAGGCTTTGGGCTATATAGACGCAGATGGCAACAAGCGATATGCTGACACAGATTGGCAGAATGAGATTTTCCGTACGGCCGTTTCATCAGAGCACAACCTGACAATGGCTGGTGGTTTGAAGAACATGCCTTACCGTGTTTCAGTTGGTGCTACAACTCAGAACGGTATTTTGAAAACCTCTAACTTCACCCGTTTTACTGGTAGCTTCAACCTCTCTCCCTCACTATTGAAGGATCACCTGAAACTGAACATCAATGGTAAGGGTATGTTAGCACAGAACCGTTATGCCGATGGCGGTGCTGTAGGTTCAGCAGTGTGGATGGACCCAACCAAGCCTATTACTGGCGACGACCCTGTTTATCAAGACTATTTTGATGGATACGCTCAGTGGTACACCAGTGCAGCCTATGATGGAGCTGCGAACTGGAAATACACAAAGAACAGCAATGCTACAGCCAACCCAGTAGCACTATTAAAGCAGAAACACGACCGTGCCACTTCAAAGTCATTGTTAGGCAATTTCGAGGCAGACTACTCTATTCATGGCTTTGAAGACCTTCATCTGCACATGAATGCGGCAATGGACTTATCGACTGGTAAACAGAACAATGACGTAAGCCGCTATTCGGCTACGAACAACTACTATGGCTATACTGGATGGAACACCATGGATACCTATAACCTTCAGTTGTCATTGTATGCACAGTACATGAAAGACTTTGCCAAGGTTCATCATTTTGACATCATGGGTGGTTACGAGTGGCAACATTTCCATAAGAAAACCGACTGGTATGGTTACGGAATGGTTCCATTTGACAATACTGTCAATCCTGGCAGCAAATATGATGCTCCTGCAGAAGACCAGACAACACAGTATGAAACTGAAAACTATCTGGTTTCATTCTTCGGCCGTATGAACTACTCACTGATGGATCGCTACATGCTGACCTTCACACTTCGTGCTGACGGTTCTTCACGATTCAACTGGATGGGCGACAACAAGAATCAGCAATGGGGTTACTTCCCCTCAGTAGCCCTTGCATGGCGAATGAAGGAAGAGCCTTTCCTGAGAAATCTGAATGCACTGAGTGATGCAAAATTGCGCTTAGGCTGGGGTCTTACCGGTCAGCAAGAGGGTATTGGTGACTACACCTATATTCCTGTGTTCAAGCCAAACACAAATACACACGCTCTCTATCCTGTATTAGGTGATGGTACTACCTATCGTCCCGAGGCTTACAATGCTTCTCTGACTTGGGAAAAGACCACCACTTGGAATGCCGGTTTGGACTTTGCATTCCTGAACAACCGCATTGAGTTTAACTTAGACTGGTACTATCGTAAGACGACCGATCTGATTAATACAGTATTCGTTGCTTCAGGTTCAAACTTCCGCAATAAAGTAACCAGTAATATTGGTTCGCTGCACAACACTGGTTTCGAGTTTGCAACCACCGTACGTCCTATCCAGTCAAAGAACTGGCAGTGGGAAGTCAGCTATAACTTCACTTACAACAAGAATGAGATTGACGAGCTGATCAGTGGTGAAGGCGATGACTATTATGTTGAGACTGGTGGTGGCGGTACCGGAACTGGTGGTACTGTACAGGCTCATACCGTAGGTCAGGCAGCAAGTGCCTTCCACGTATATCAGCAGGTGTACGACCAGAATGGCGATCCTATTCCCAACACTTTCGTAGATCGTAATGGCAACGGTTTCCTTGATAGCGGTGACAAATACTATTACTACAAGCCTGCTCCTGACGTAACGATGGGTCTGTCTTCTAAACTCCAGTACAAGAGTTGGGACTTAGGATTCTCGATGCGTGCAAGCCTTGGCAACTACGTATATAATAATGTAGCTGCAGGTGGCATGAATGTTGGTGCCGGTTCAGTCTATACCTTAGGATTCTTAGGCAATCGCCAGTACGACGCTGTGAACCGCGGTTTCACCAATCCTGCCGAACAGCAGTATTATTCAGACTACTTCGTTGAGAATGCTTCGTTCCTGAAGTTGGATAATGTAACGCTTGGCTATAGTTTCGACAAGCTATGGGATGCAAGTATTAGCGGACGAATCTATGCAACAGTTCAGAACGTGATGACCATTACCAACTATACCGGTATTGATCCCGAGGTGGCAGGCGGTATCGGTGGTGATATGTACCCTCGTCCTATTACTACGATTGTTGGCTTAACGCTGAATTTCTAA